From a single Persephonella sp. genomic region:
- a CDS encoding ribbon-helix-helix domain-containing protein, with amino-acid sequence MTNISETKRVKFTTSLNEELLKELKVLAVKQGRKNNELLEEAIKLLLEKYKSESSSRSS; translated from the coding sequence ATGACCAATATTTCCGAAACTAAAAGGGTAAAATTTACTACATCATTAAACGAGGAATTACTAAAAGAATTAAAAGTGTTGGCAGTCAAGCAAGGAAGGAAAAATAACGAGCTCTTAGAAGAAGCGATAAAGTTGTTGTTGGAGAAGTATAAGAGTGAAAGCTCATCCAGAAGCTCTTAA
- a CDS encoding DUF2283 domain-containing protein, with amino-acid sequence MEIKFDKEANALYIKLTDKEIVYTEEITPNIIVDYSEDDKPVGIEILNASKEVKKENIEQLLQTV; translated from the coding sequence ATGGAAATAAAATTTGATAAAGAAGCAAATGCTTTATATATAAAGCTAACAGATAAGGAAATTGTATATACAGAAGAAATAACACCTAACATTATCGTGGATTATTCTGAAGATGATAAACCTGTAGGAATAGAGATATTAAATGCAAGCAAAGAAGTAAAAAAAGAAAACATAGAGCAGTTATTGCAAACCGTTTAA
- a CDS encoding phage antirepressor N-terminal domain-containing protein, with protein sequence MATKMVEQALIPVEDAKILSICDEEGEVWAAVRHISNYFGLNWGSQWRKLKFLEQKGVALKAMEVEVDGNKVKMIFINLYDLPVYLYSININKVRPELRDKIKKFQVETTHAIREYWKNKIKKEREEIEKLKAEYNQLVQELRQIPTYEEYKELKIKYELLSTMVDMLVMDMENAKPYVDNLFGRIKKIKEGVTILTNEGDQLVKKIVQFK encoded by the coding sequence ATGGCAACAAAAATGGTAGAACAGGCTTTAATCCCTGTTGAAGACGCAAAAATTTTGTCTATTTGTGATGAGGAAGGGGAAGTGTGGGCAGCAGTTCGTCATATTTCTAATTACTTTGGATTGAATTGGGGAAGCCAATGGAGAAAGTTGAAATTTCTTGAACAGAAAGGCGTCGCCTTAAAGGCGATGGAGGTAGAGGTTGATGGCAACAAGGTAAAGATGATATTCATCAACCTCTACGACCTACCAGTCTATTTATATTCTATCAACATTAACAAAGTCCGTCCAGAACTCCGAGATAAGATTAAAAAATTCCAAGTAGAAACCACCCACGCCATAAGAGAATACTGGAAAAACAAGATTAAAAAGGAAAGAGAAGAAATAGAAAAACTCAAAGCCGAATACAACCAGCTTGTGCAAGAACTCCGTCAAATCCCTACTTACGAAGAATACAAGGAACTCAAGATAAAATACGAATTACTATCAACAATGGTGGACATGCTTGTAATGGACATGGAGAATGCGAAGCCGTATGTTGACAATCTCTTTGGCAGAATAAAGAAGATAAAAGAAGGGGTCACCATCCTAACCAACGAAGGCGACCAGTTAGTTAAAAAAATCGTTCAATTTAAATAA